From the Butyrivibrio fibrisolvens genome, one window contains:
- a CDS encoding PilZ domain-containing protein, whose amino-acid sequence MDITDFSTGTEITIYIPIMDKMIPAVCSVVGPRGEGIMVTQPRYKGVPLNEMHDFSFSIHDKDFNRYNFKCSLIQPIAQLNNRFYYMEGLQGIDTKNYRKAKRYPVGILGTAYAGKGRDAQVVIYDISMRGISFAMEREAVFRIGDDVTITFQEKERSRHLVIQAQIVRKFSLDDYEAVGCRMHDIGTDVMAFIKRVKDRYTNGGESEDQE is encoded by the coding sequence ATGGATATAACTGATTTTTCTACGGGTACAGAGATTACAATTTATATCCCTATAATGGACAAGATGATTCCGGCAGTATGTAGCGTCGTCGGGCCAAGAGGCGAAGGGATAATGGTAACCCAGCCAAGATATAAAGGGGTACCACTTAATGAAATGCATGATTTCTCCTTCAGCATCCATGATAAGGATTTTAACAGATATAATTTCAAGTGTAGCCTTATACAGCCTATAGCTCAGCTCAATAACAGGTTCTACTATATGGAAGGACTTCAGGGTATAGACACTAAGAATTATCGCAAAGCAAAGAGATATCCTGTAGGTATTCTGGGGACTGCCTATGCCGGCAAGGGTAGAGACGCACAGGTGGTCATATATGATATATCCATGAGAGGTATATCTTTTGCTATGGAGAGAGAAGCTGTATTCCGTATTGGCGATGATGTGACTATAACGTTTCAGGAGAAAGAACGCAGCAGGCACTTGGTGATACAGGCTCAGATAGTCAGAAAGTTCTCTCTTGATGATTATGAGGCGGTAGGATGCAGGATGCATGACATAGGAACAGATGTAATGGCCTTTATAAAAAGGGTTAAGGACAGATATACGAATGGGGGCGAATCCGAAGATCAGGAATGA